From a single Kwoniella shandongensis chromosome 9, complete sequence genomic region:
- a CDS encoding cystathionine beta-synthase: MGGESQTQHHWQGVLSSALDAVGHTPLIRLDRIAKEEGLKCNLLGKCEFFSAGGSVKDRIAKRMVEHAEKDGILIPGQSIVIEPTSIGLALACALKGYKCIITLPAKMSLEKEVMLRALGAEIVRTPTEAAWDSPESHIGIARKLRKSIPGAVILDQYSNPHNPLAHYYGTYEEIMYSLKTSDLPRKDISLLVAGAGTGGTITGIARAIRDNEKSLVNGDAASHKRTTVLAVDPEGSILGGGEPGNYQVEGIGYDFFPEVLDPNPPVVDEWIKTNDEESFAMTKRLIRRESLFVGGSSGSALSGAIRYLLSPAGDEIAKDPSANVIVILPDGVRNYMSKPWFLETAKSAAAVEEEDLRDVIRNVLGRDLGDVSGVVVEKVEGEGKVQQDGEV; the protein is encoded by the exons ATGGGTGGCGAATCACAAACACAACATCACTGGCAAGGTGTCCTTTCCTCGGCTCTCGACGCGGTGGGGCACACCCCACTCATCCGTTTGGACCGCAtcgccaaagaagaaggactcAAGTGTAATCTAT TAGGGAAATGCGAGTTCTTCTCTGCTGGTGGATCTGTCAAAGACAGGATAGCGAAG CGAATGGTCGAACATgctgagaaggatgggatcCTGATACCGGGTCAAAGCATCGTCATTGAGCCTACGA GTATTGGATTGGCTTTAGCATGCGCACTGAAAGGCTACAA ATGCATTATCACCCTGCCGGCTAAGAtgagcttggagaaggaggtcatGCTGCGTGCTCTAGGTGCTGAGATCGTCAGAACACC AACCGAAGCGGC ctGGGACAGTCCTGAAAGTCATATTG GTATCGCTCGGAAACTACGGAAATCTATTCCTGGCGCTGTGATCCTGGATCAATATTCTAACCCTCACAATCCCCTTGCTCACTATTACGGTACCTACGAGGAGATTATG TACTCTCTCAAGACGTCCGACTTACCGAGAAAGGATATTTCCCTTCTTGTGGCTGGAGCTGGGACAGGAGGCACCATCACAGGTATCGCTCGAGCCATCCGTGACAACGAGAAATCCTTAGTGAACGGCGATGCAGCTTCGCACAAGCGAACGACGGTACTGGCTGTCGACCCAGAGGGATCAATCTTAGGTGGCGGTGAACCTGGAAATTACCAAGTGGAAGGCATCGGATAT GATTTCTTCCCAGAGGTGCTCGATCCCAATCCACCTGTCGTAGATGAGTGGATCAAGACGAACGACGAAGAGTCATTCGCTATGACCAAGCgattgat TCGTAGAGAATCTCTCTTCGTTGGAGGATCATCCGGTTCTGCCCTTTCCGGCGCGATTCGTTATCTTCTCTCCCCCGCCGGTGATGAGATAGCCAAAGATCCCTCAGCCAACGTCATTGTCATCTTACCGGACGGAGTGAGGAACTATATGAGCAAACCGTGGTTCTTGGAGACGGCGAAGAGTGCAGCCGcagtagaggaggaggatttgAGAGATGTGATTAGGAATGTGTTGGGGAGAGATTTGGGGGACGTCAGCGGGGTAGTGGTGGAGAAAgtagaaggtgaaggaaaGGTTCAGCAAGATGGCGAAGTATGA